Below is a genomic region from Astatotilapia calliptera chromosome 2, fAstCal1.2, whole genome shotgun sequence.
TTATCAGAGTGACTGAATCAAGCAGCTGCTTTGAAGGTTTGACTCACCGCTGACGCTCGCTGCACCCTCATTTCCTCCTGTTTACGAGCCGCTCGTTTAAACTGCAGCGATGGAGGAAGACGTGTCGTCATCCTGTGAATCACTAGCTGGAAGTTCACCTTAAAAACAGcatatttgcacatttattcattcattcatttattcatgtttttttttgttgttgaaaatTTCACTGTTTCAGCTCTCTGAGTTTTAGTTTAAatcttctcttcctctcatGTTAAATTATCTCCACGTggattttaaagctttaaaaatgcGACTTTATTGCTCTGAACTCCGTCGGGtctcatttttctgtgtttacatgCTGCTGCAGGACCTTGTGAATAAACTCAAATCAAAGTAAAGCTGGTCTTTGTCTAAACATCAGACAGGCTCCGACCTGTTTGCGCCTGAATTTGAACTGGGATTATTAGAAAAATACAGATATTAAGTAAGGCCTGAAAGCCCCGTTGGCTCCTGGTATTAAAATATGTGGCAGCTTGTTTTTGACTGTTTTGTTAATGATAACCTTCGTTGTGTTTGTGACAGCTGAAATGTGATCGGGTTTATCCAAACTGAAGACGTCACTGAAACTGAATGAACAGATCGTGTGTCTGCACGTCCGTGCTGTAATCAACGGGTTGAAATAAGAATTGTAGTGAGAAACACTTCCTGCATACAGGTGTGATTCATGACCGTGTGTTCTTGCAAGGATGAACTTCAGCTTTAGACCTTGAGAGAACATTTTTTCATGATTCCCACGGTCATTAAAAAGTATGAAATTAAAGTCAAGAAAAGTGAAGTTTAGAAGGCCTGAAAAACGTTacaatatttttcataaaaacaaatttgcaaagtgcttcacagctTCAGTAACACATTAACAAACAGGACATACAAACTATGAACTTAGTGTGGCTTTTCCAACGCAGATTCTGATTAATCGTAAGGAGATTGATAGGTAAAAATAGTAGAAACGAAAAAAAATTTCTTCAGTCTTTctattgaaatattttttttaatataaaattcatCATAAAAGCTGGGAAAATGCTGTCACGGCAGCCAAAACATTAGTCAACCTATAATGCCTGTAGTTCCGCTCTCTGCCTGAAGAGGGCGGTGTGTTTTTAGTTCCACTCTCTACCTGAACATGGTGGTGTGTCTGTAGTTCCACTCTCTGCCTGAAGAGGGCGGTGTGCTTCATCTACtactttgcgtttgtgtgggagccccgtcaAAACCCTGTCCATTaagctagcagtgtccaagcattcttttttttcttttttttttcttttcataccgcgccccccTGCAATGACTGCGCTCCCCCCCCctccctagggggcgggccccacactttgggaacctctgcTCTAAAGCATGTTTGTAACTTAAGGTCATGTTTTTGTGTCGGTTGGCAGGTAAACGTGCGTCAGGTGAGCCGGACGTCTGTCTGGAGAAGCAGTTGGAGCGGTTTGAGTGGCAGCTGAGGATTTTAAGGGAGGCCAATCGGAACCCAGAGAGGGTGGAGTTACTGAAAGACCATGGTGATGAAGAACTGTGTGGCCTCGTACTGAGCATCCTCGATAAGGTGAGATGTTCTTCTGATTACTGACCTGATTATCTGGAATCACTGATTTTCATTGTTGATTGAAAATAAACAGTGTTCtctgttttgggttgttttttttttttttttttttttttaccatccaGAAATTAACAGCCGAAGAGGTTTTTCAGTGAGTAGGAACTCTTAGGTACAGCAGGTAGTACTGTCATCTGCATACAGAGTGATACTGAATATGGTGCTTATGAAATATAGACTCAAAGTGTTGTGATGCTGAAAATAATGAGGACCAAAAATAGTGCCTTGAGGGATGCCATCTTTAATAAGGTGGCATCCCTCAAGAACACGTTTCTGTGTTCTGCCaaagaagattttaaaaaagaagaaaactagtgaatagactttttaaaaagatgtcagTGATTAAAAGAGCACAGAAACCAGTCAAGTTTCtttgtaaaacacagcaggtttTTGGGACTTCatgtgtcctgttttattgACGCCTGCCCTCCAACTGTCTCattattttcctctttattAAACTGAATCTGTCCTGACTTCCAGGTGAAAACGGAGACGACGGCCGATTTGAACATCCTGCATGAACAGAAGAGTAAATCTGCTACTGAGGAGCACGAGAGGCACGTGGAAGGTAATGCACAGCAGATGGCTGGAGAGTCAACACTTATATCTGCTGTATTTGTTTAACGAGTTGTGATTATGGGACCACAGActtcccctcctgcagagagaccCCCAGGATCAAAGAAGCGGGAAATGACTAAGAAGCAGACTGgattctcttttcttttgtcacCCTGAAGTCATTTTTAGTCTCCTTTTGGTCATTTTATGtgtctttgtggttgtttttgtctcttttttcttgTCTAATTAGAATATCTGTTATAGATAAAAGAACCCGACAAACACAAGTGAAgccacttttaaaaagtaatcctgtATGAGTCTTGTTAGATGTTAAAAACATTTCGCCAAACTTCTTAGCTATGGTCTACATGTGCCTGTTTGAGGTCATGTGATGCTGGGACTATAAACCGAGTTTGTGTTGTTtcctgcagagctgcagaggagaAACGAGCACGAGAAAAATCAACTGACAGAAAAGTTTCAGGCGGCTGAAAACGTTCTCAAGGTAAACGTGGAAACGACGagcagtgtttttgtgtctgttaaTACAGTCTGAAAATCAGCCGAGAATGTAAATGAAATTCTGTATTTAACGACTAGATTTAatttcattcttgatttatCTCACAAAGTCTgcgtttcctgtttgtgtgtgagtaattttgttttgttttacccaTTAATTATTAAGTGTTAGTGAAGCTCTTATAACAGTCTACATTTTAAAAGATATGGTTCCCACAGTTGATGCACTTGGTAAAAGCGGTAATTGTAATTTCAAGTATTTGTAGctgatgaaaagaacaaatatgTGAAGTAACGGTGAGAGCGGAGATCGTTTGTATGATACAGACCTCAGTTTCACTAATTCGAGCTTAAAGTTAAAGACGtagcctgtatataaaagattcCATGTTTGTCTGTATATATTAGACTCTGTGTTTGGAAGCCTCGGTATGAGCTTAGCTTTTAGTGCTAAGTCATCAAATAACGTCAGTTAGCTTGGTTATTAAACTGCATAAACTGTATGGGAGAACCACACAGGCACCTGCTAATGGCAATGAGCTGAAtgagtgtttttatttgatttttttaaaacactgaatcCAGTTTGTtctagggggaaaaaagagaaacagcagTAAATTACAACAGTAATAATCTGTTTAATAATTCTGGTGATCCTTTTAAATTGTGTGAATTTGAGGCTTCAAAGGTTTTGCATGGACATATTTGAGTATATTTTGCCCCTTCTGGGACTGAAGGTATTGAATTAGTTTCTGTAAGCAGCAGTGTTAAACATACCTACAGAAACCCTCGGAGAACTCCAGTAGGGGGCGCTGTTCTGGATGTTAGCGTGTTGATGTTTCATGTATTCAGTAACCAGGAAGAAGCTGaattaagtgtttttgttttgtttttgcaggctAAAGTGGAGGAGCTGAAGGCAGAGCTGCAGGTTTACAACGAGCTGAAGAGACGAGTCGAAGAATCGATGTTTAAGAAGGACCTGCAGAGGAAtatacaggtgtgtgtgtgtgtgtttacataaaattaaagttaaacttGTGTTTGAAGTTAAATCAATTTAAACCACCTGTAACTACAATATTAAAACTCTTTAATATCCTGTTTAGGCTCACGGGAGCCCAGGTGCATTCTGGGAGTCTGAGCAGGAGTCCCTGGTGTTTGTGATTGAGATGAAGAGTGAGCGCGTGCAGGAGCAGAACAGGAAGCTGCAGCAGATGGACACGCTGGTACGTGATGATG
It encodes:
- the ccdc69 gene encoding coiled-coil domain-containing protein 69 isoform X2, giving the protein MGCTQSKKKSKGKKGEKTQKANIRQDDEGKRASGEPDVCLEKQLERFEWQLRILREANRNPERVELLKDHGDEELCGLVLSILDKVKTETTADLNILHEQKSKSATEEHERHVEELQRRNEHEKNQLTEKFQAAENVLKAKVEELKAELQVYNELKRRVEESMFKKDLQRNIQAHGSPGAFWESEQESLVFVIEMKSERVQEQNRKLQQMDTLAAIEGAARPEGGAGEAGSIQPEAFSGKRAADVQAETQGLVPAHPPAHRDAGGHAKMTDCESDPGSFSD
- the ccdc69 gene encoding coiled-coil domain-containing protein 69 isoform X1, giving the protein MGCTQSKKKSKGKKGEKTQKANIRQDDEGKRASGEPDVCLEKQLERFEWQLRILREANRNPERVELLKDHGDEELCGLVLSILDKVKTETTADLNILHEQKSKSATEEHERHVEELQRRNEHEKNQLTEKFQAAENVLKAKVEELKAELQVYNELKRRVEESMFKKDLQRNIQAHGSPGAFWESEQESLVFVIEMKSERVQEQNRKLQQMDTLVEKNLALEDQIVHTMQQNEDLRVRIDNCQTLIQQLSKEQQDLKVALERQVASNQKLSQEKEQLMFKLRHRDSCPPIHLPTVMPEVTPR